The following proteins are co-located in the Chitinivorax sp. B genome:
- a CDS encoding penicillin-binding protein 1A, producing MSKRWITYPLAALIGLLVLAVGVVGVLIAITYPRLPSLETITDYRPKIPLRIYTRDGVQIGEFGEERRAFVKIENVPLLMKQAVLAAEDERFYEHGGIDYIGITRAALSNLASTQLRQGASTITQQVAKNFFLSGERTFSRKFNEALLAFKIEHNLSKDKILELYFNQIYLGQRAYGFAAAAQTYFGKNLDQLSIAEMAMLAGLPKAPSSYNPVANPKRAKQRQEYVIRRMRELKFINDEQLAQAKEEKLYVQRSPVNFHSDALYVAEMVRQVMYDRYKEAAYTQGFKVYTTVDKTHQDAAYVAVRKGLQDYDRRHGYRGPEGIVELPTDASDDLLEDELQKVNDAGDLVPAIVLSANVKSISAHLKNGETVSITGNGLKFAQRHLTDKVNPANKITRGAIIRVQRDDKGNWLVTQLPQVETAFVAVDPNSGAIRALIGGFDYSRNNFNHVTQAWRQPGSSFKPFIYSAAIDKGFTPQSIINDAPLSIDPSTIGGQHWEPKNYDGSFSGPMTLRNALTKSKNLVSIRILMAITPQYGQEYITRFGFDPKNHPPYLTMALGAGSVTPLQMAGGYSVFANGGYRVTPYFIDRIEDGKGNILAKTQPEEAGKNAKQVIDPRNAFIMTSIMSDVVRRGTAAKAMTLGRTDLAGKTGTTNDQFDAWFAGFQRNLVAVAWMGYDQPKSLGNAETGGQAALPIWINYMGKALKNEPEFKPSVPDGVVARSMDTETGTVVDYFYEEFQQTNPNLGIDSGTSPAQVQDEVKDMLF from the coding sequence ATGTCAAAACGTTGGATCACATATCCACTTGCAGCCCTGATCGGTCTGCTCGTGTTAGCAGTTGGTGTCGTGGGCGTGTTGATCGCTATTACATACCCCCGGCTTCCCTCACTTGAGACGATTACCGACTACCGACCAAAGATTCCATTGCGCATATATACACGTGATGGAGTACAAATTGGCGAATTCGGTGAGGAACGGCGCGCATTTGTCAAAATCGAGAATGTACCATTGCTCATGAAACAAGCCGTTCTTGCAGCCGAAGACGAGCGGTTCTATGAACACGGTGGCATCGATTACATCGGCATTACCCGTGCTGCCCTATCTAACTTGGCCTCTACACAATTGCGCCAAGGCGCGAGCACCATCACCCAACAAGTTGCCAAGAATTTCTTCCTCTCTGGCGAACGCACCTTCAGCCGCAAGTTCAACGAAGCTCTGTTAGCTTTCAAGATTGAACATAATTTGAGCAAAGACAAGATTCTTGAACTGTACTTCAATCAAATTTATCTGGGCCAACGGGCGTATGGCTTTGCAGCGGCCGCCCAGACTTACTTTGGCAAAAACCTTGATCAACTGAGTATTGCTGAAATGGCGATGCTTGCCGGCTTGCCAAAGGCACCCTCTTCGTACAATCCGGTTGCCAACCCCAAACGGGCCAAACAACGTCAGGAATATGTGATTCGCCGTATGCGCGAGTTGAAGTTCATCAATGATGAGCAACTGGCCCAAGCGAAAGAAGAAAAGCTGTATGTACAACGTAGCCCAGTCAATTTCCACTCAGACGCATTGTATGTAGCCGAGATGGTTCGACAGGTCATGTATGACCGCTATAAAGAGGCGGCCTACACCCAAGGCTTCAAGGTCTATACAACCGTCGACAAGACCCATCAGGATGCGGCATATGTGGCGGTTCGAAAAGGCTTGCAAGACTACGACCGTCGCCACGGTTATCGGGGCCCAGAAGGAATCGTTGAATTACCAACTGATGCCTCGGATGACCTTCTTGAGGACGAATTGCAAAAGGTGAACGATGCTGGTGATTTGGTGCCCGCTATCGTGTTGTCTGCAAATGTGAAATCCATCTCAGCTCACCTAAAGAACGGCGAAACAGTCTCAATTACTGGAAATGGGCTGAAATTTGCACAACGGCACCTGACTGACAAAGTCAACCCAGCCAACAAAATCACCCGAGGTGCCATCATTCGTGTCCAAAGAGATGACAAAGGCAATTGGCTGGTTACGCAGCTCCCCCAGGTGGAGACAGCTTTCGTAGCCGTAGACCCAAATAGCGGTGCAATTCGAGCCCTGATTGGCGGATTTGATTACAGCCGCAACAACTTCAACCATGTCACGCAAGCATGGCGACAGCCAGGTTCCAGCTTCAAGCCTTTCATTTACTCTGCGGCCATCGACAAGGGTTTCACCCCACAATCGATCATCAACGATGCACCACTGTCCATTGATCCATCAACTATTGGTGGACAACATTGGGAACCGAAAAATTATGATGGCTCATTCAGTGGGCCAATGACACTACGTAATGCGCTGACCAAATCCAAGAATCTGGTATCGATTCGAATTCTGATGGCGATCACACCACAATACGGCCAGGAATACATCACCCGTTTTGGTTTTGATCCAAAGAACCACCCGCCTTACTTGACCATGGCATTGGGTGCGGGCTCGGTTACGCCACTTCAGATGGCAGGTGGCTATTCTGTGTTTGCAAACGGAGGTTATCGTGTTACGCCTTACTTCATTGATCGCATTGAAGATGGCAAAGGTAATATTCTGGCCAAGACACAGCCTGAAGAAGCCGGGAAAAATGCCAAACAAGTGATCGACCCACGAAATGCTTTCATCATGACATCGATCATGTCTGATGTCGTACGTCGAGGAACGGCGGCCAAGGCCATGACCCTGGGACGTACAGATCTTGCAGGTAAAACAGGCACGACCAACGACCAATTTGATGCATGGTTTGCTGGATTTCAGCGGAATCTGGTTGCTGTGGCATGGATGGGCTATGATCAACCTAAGTCATTAGGCAATGCTGAAACCGGTGGTCAGGCAGCCCTGCCGATCTGGATCAATTACATGGGCAAGGCACTGAAGAACGAGCCAGAATTCAAACCATCCGTACCCGATGGCGTAGTAGCACGTTCAATGGACACCGAAACCGGCACTGTAGTCGACTACTTCTATGAGGAGTTCCAGCAAACCAATCCGAATTTGGGCATTGATAGTGGCACTTCACCTGCCCAGGTGCAGGATGAAGTAAAGGATATGCTGTTCTAG